From one Caldithrix abyssi DSM 13497 genomic stretch:
- the glnA gene encoding type I glutamate--ammonia ligase, with protein sequence MYDAKKIQEILKDHRVEFIDLKVCDLQGRLHHLTLPYSEKVLDKLMTEGVGFDGSSYGFRRVENSDMIMKPDLDTCMFDPFREAPTISCFTKVFNTDDQNTPYQYDLRNMAVRAEQLLQKYGIGSKSQWGPEFEFYILNSVDFKVNAHESYIKIESEEQFGFNGYHIANPFDLYDDFRDEATRLLIKCGIPVKYHHHEVGNLGQQEIEIFFNDLLKSADIIVLTKYILHNLAAQKDLRLTFMPKPIYKQAGSGMHLHHFLVDAEMKNVFYQKGGYANLNQNALYYIGGVLKHAAALCAFTNPTTNSYKRLVPGVEAPTAINFGQANRASCVRIPRYVKNPQEARFEYRPPDATANPYLALTAILMAGIDGIINKIDPVKEGFGPYEADDFDPKILMRYLPFSLNAALDALKNDYQFLLRDGIFDIGLIEHWIDIKSREFNEVSNWPSPVEFQLYFDL encoded by the coding sequence ATGTACGATGCAAAAAAGATACAAGAGATTTTAAAAGATCATCGCGTGGAATTTATCGATTTAAAAGTTTGCGATCTGCAGGGCAGGCTGCACCATCTCACGTTGCCATACTCCGAAAAAGTTCTGGATAAGTTAATGACCGAAGGCGTTGGCTTTGACGGTTCCAGTTACGGGTTCAGAAGGGTAGAAAACAGCGATATGATTATGAAACCGGACCTGGATACGTGTATGTTTGATCCCTTTCGCGAAGCGCCGACCATCAGTTGTTTTACCAAAGTCTTTAATACCGACGACCAAAATACGCCTTACCAGTACGATTTGCGCAACATGGCTGTAAGGGCGGAACAACTTTTACAAAAATACGGGATCGGCAGTAAATCTCAATGGGGACCGGAATTTGAATTTTACATATTAAATAGCGTGGATTTTAAAGTAAACGCTCATGAGTCTTACATAAAAATTGAATCGGAGGAGCAATTTGGCTTTAATGGCTACCATATTGCAAATCCGTTTGATTTGTACGACGATTTTAGAGATGAGGCGACCCGTCTGTTAATTAAATGCGGTATTCCCGTAAAATATCATCACCATGAAGTGGGCAATCTGGGCCAGCAGGAGATCGAGATTTTTTTTAACGATTTATTGAAGAGCGCGGATATCATCGTGTTAACCAAATACATTTTACATAATCTCGCGGCGCAAAAAGATTTACGATTAACCTTTATGCCCAAACCCATCTACAAACAGGCCGGAAGCGGCATGCACCTGCACCATTTTCTGGTGGATGCGGAAATGAAAAATGTTTTTTACCAGAAAGGCGGCTATGCCAATCTCAATCAGAATGCGCTGTATTACATCGGCGGCGTATTAAAACATGCGGCTGCCCTGTGCGCTTTTACCAATCCAACAACCAATTCTTACAAGCGTCTGGTTCCCGGTGTGGAAGCGCCCACGGCCATCAATTTTGGTCAGGCCAACCGCGCCTCATGCGTGCGTATTCCCCGTTATGTTAAAAATCCTCAGGAAGCCCGTTTCGAATATCGGCCGCCGGATGCCACGGCCAATCCGTATCTGGCCTTGACCGCTATTTTAATGGCAGGCATCGATGGCATTATCAACAAAATTGATCCTGTAAAAGAAGGGTTTGGCCCCTATGAGGCGGACGACTTCGATCCTAAAATTCTCATGCGTTACCTGCCTTTTAGCTTGAATGCCGCTCTGGATGCTCTGAAAAACGACTATCAGTTTTTGTTGCGCGACGGAATTTTTGATATCGGCCTCATTGAACACTGGATTGATATTAAGTCCAGAGAGTTTAATGAAGTTTCTAACTGGCCAAGTCCGGTTGAATTTCAACTGTATTTTGATTTATAA
- a CDS encoding tetratricopeptide repeat protein: protein MKPFKFINEFRIADHQFQIKTELREKQIEATVTEEGKLLYQKWYPVNSGFLADEDELWNERAREAHEQVIEEIETLFTIKERIKEVTQAVYHYRFGRVLFAFNLLDEAKEEFQFAIDLRADFIKAYRKLAACYLKERNYRQAADTLKKTLETTEPFPDLLNDLGVAYTLSGEYRRAKDCFSQALEKKPDFQEANFNLGILLLLSSYEADSDHKVALPVRVIRSLHSLKGASYLRNSGWKEKIETLLGKIEKKKYEGLLPELLDLQFQLATREDPIAVKFDFFFLKFMYGKMKMDVESIRFYENWLSENIQNFKYADYWNDMGVIHLIQCRNYFLNALEEIEKAHQLNPNFEEAAENLEKIKRIKNGFLILLRALLKK from the coding sequence TTGAAGCCCTTTAAGTTTATTAATGAATTTCGGATTGCCGATCATCAATTTCAGATAAAAACCGAATTGAGAGAAAAGCAGATAGAAGCCACCGTTACGGAAGAAGGGAAATTGCTGTACCAGAAATGGTATCCGGTAAATTCCGGTTTCCTGGCCGATGAGGATGAGCTGTGGAATGAACGCGCCCGGGAAGCGCATGAACAGGTAATCGAAGAAATCGAAACGCTGTTTACCATTAAAGAACGCATTAAAGAAGTGACCCAGGCCGTCTATCACTATCGGTTCGGACGTGTGCTGTTTGCTTTTAATTTACTGGACGAGGCAAAAGAAGAATTTCAGTTCGCCATTGATTTGAGAGCCGATTTCATCAAAGCCTATCGAAAATTAGCCGCCTGTTATTTAAAAGAACGCAATTACCGACAAGCTGCCGACACGCTGAAAAAAACACTGGAAACAACAGAGCCCTTTCCGGACTTGCTGAATGATCTGGGGGTTGCCTACACACTTAGCGGTGAATATAGGCGGGCTAAAGATTGCTTTTCGCAGGCCCTGGAAAAAAAGCCTGACTTTCAGGAAGCCAATTTTAATCTTGGCATTTTATTGTTGCTTTCCAGCTACGAAGCCGATAGCGATCACAAAGTGGCCCTACCGGTGCGCGTGATTCGTTCCCTGCATTCCCTAAAAGGGGCCTCTTATTTGAGAAATAGCGGATGGAAAGAAAAAATCGAAACGCTGCTGGGAAAAATTGAAAAGAAGAAATATGAGGGGCTTCTGCCTGAATTGCTTGATTTGCAATTCCAGTTAGCTACCAGAGAGGATCCGATCGCGGTGAAATTTGATTTTTTCTTTTTAAAGTTTATGTATGGCAAAATGAAAATGGATGTGGAATCCATCCGCTTTTATGAAAACTGGCTTTCTGAAAATATTCAAAATTTCAAATACGCGGACTATTGGAACGACATGGGCGTTATTCATCTGATTCAATGCCGGAATTATTTTTTAAATGCTCTGGAAGAAATTGAGAAGGCTCACCAGTTAAACCCCAATTTTGAAGAGGCCGCCGAAAATCTAGAAAAAATCAAAAGGATTAAAAACGGCTTTTTAATCCTTTTGCGCGCTTTGCTTAAAAAATAA